The Triticum aestivum cultivar Chinese Spring chromosome 4B, IWGSC CS RefSeq v2.1, whole genome shotgun sequence sequence ttacccaaggacacccttagaagaagtcgccttccagtcgaccaacgagggacacactcgactgacttgaaggactcgaccacgaagactcactcgaccaccagaaggtcaagaggcactctgcactgccacggcctgtaatcaagtagactttatgataatgaaggcactttatgtggggcgttaccagtaacgccccagacttaactcaccttaaaccctctcctacgtgggctggctggggtcctggcgcactctatataagccacccctctccacaggcagaagggttcggcaccttgtaactcatatactcataatccactcgaccgcctccgggctccgagacgtagggctgttacttcctccgagaagggcctgaactcgtacatcctttgtgcttacaacctctccatagctaggaccttgcctctcaatacctaccccccactctactgtcaggcttagaaccacgacagccgccACCATGCCGGGCTAGCAAACTGGCCAGCTCGTCAGCACCAAGCCGGGaaggagggggggcgccaccccgcCCCAACCCGCCGAGCAGGGCTGCCGGGCCGAAGCCGGAGCAACCCACTGCAGCCGCAACACCGCCGGGAGGAGCCGTCAAGCAGCCAGGAGCCGCCGTCCGCATCCTCATTCGCCGGATCCACGCGCCAGGAGCCGCCGAAGCGCCGCCAATCGCCAAGCCGTCCCCGCCAGATCCCGTCGAGGGGGCAACAAGGCTGCACCCGATGGATGCGCCGCCATGCCCCTCGCCGCGCCAGCACCACCTGGCCGCGCCCGCTCGCGCACCGCGCGCCACCATCCCGCgctgcctcgccgcgccgccctgaGCACCAGCGCGCCCGAGCTCCCCCTGGAGCGGCCGGCCCGCTCCGCACCAGCTCGAGCGGGAGGAGGAAAaggaaccccgccgccgccgagccgcgcgggCTTCGCCCGATGACtcctgccggcggcggcgaggggagtgggggcggaggggtgtggctagtggcggcggctagggttcgctcCTGGCCGCTCGCAGGAGCGACCGAGGAGCGCGCTCTGTAAGGCCTCTGTCTGGTTCTCGTCTGATTACTTCCACCCACATCTTGCCTTCTTCGTTTCTTTCCCAAAACCATCCAGCCTTCAAGCTCAGAAGGAAGGCGACGACAACGACATAATTCCGCCGGTTGTGGGCACCCGACCACGGCGGAGCGACAAGGCTAGTCGGGCCCGAGCGGTCGGTGAACATGAGGTTGGGACCACGGTGTAGTCATCCCTGGCGGATGATGCGCGTTCGCCTCGCCGCCTCTGCCGCGGCACGAGCCCGCCGAAGGTCCCCGTCACCAGCGGCGAAGCAGTCGCATCCGTTGTTTCAGGAATTGTTTCTACAACGCGGTCATTGTTTCAGGAATTATTTCTGCAATCTCTAAAATTTTGCAACATGTTAGTTGTTTCTGCAACACAACCATTGTTTCAGGAATTGCTTCTGCAACACGGCCGTTGTTTCAGGAATTGTTTCTACAACGTGATCATTGTTTCAGGATTGTTTTCTGCAATGCTGCCGTTGTTTCTGCAACTGGTTTGTTGTTTCAGGAATTAGTGTGTCGGGAAGCCGACGAGGCGCGTGCGAGGAGTTAGATCGGACGGCTCGTGCACGGAGATCCGACGGCTGTCGAGGTGGTGAATGTTTACTAGACGTCTACCGGTAGACGCGTAGCGCTCCCCAATATTTTTTGTCGGGTCCGTGAGTTCCgtcaagttttttttttttttgacatcTCGTGAGTTCCGTCAAGTTTgccgtttgctattttttttttAATTTAGGGGCACGCCCGCGATTTGTCGATTTCATTTCCATTGCTGAAGAACGAAACCGATAAACAGAGTCATAATGTTAGGGAATCCACACCCTCCAGGTGCTCTATAGCACCCAAAAGAACTTTGTCGTTTGCTTTGACATGTTTACTCTTTTTCAGGTGCTTTGACTCGTTTTCTCCTCTATGAACCTGCCACATGTCATGTCAACCACATGGACAACCGATGAGACATGTTTGACCATCGCAACCGAGTCATcaaataaatactactccctccgttccaaaatagatgacccaacttattactaactttagtacaaagttgggtcatctattttggaacggagggagtagttccctCCACACACAAAATGCAATTGTGGCTTAGATTTCAGCCCCAGTTGCGAGGCAGAGACTGGCTCAAGTATATCCAATCCTGGAACATAACATAATTTTGCTACAAAAATTCCATGAGATGGTACTGATAAGCTACGTTCTCTAGATTAGAACAAAATCGTCAGTCCAACATTCTATCTTTTCATCCAATTCAATCCTCTTGTCGACCATCATCGCCAAATGGATAAATGGCAAaatagaagttatcaaagcaattGTGGGCTTGTGGCATCCGGAAAAGGGTGCCCCCATAGATGGCCTAAAAGATTAGCATATGCGGCCCAGCTGAAATGATCCACCATCACTGCCATTGCTCTTGAGCTTTTTTTCCTGCCATTGCTCCCAAGATTTTTCTTTCTGCAGAGACAATATGAACATAATGCATGCTGGCATCATATATCTGTCAATACAAAATATTGGTCGATGTTGTACAACAACAAACCACCAAACTAGCCATTGAAGAGTGATTTAAAGTATGCACTTATTTACCTTCATTTTACTAGCAATGGAAGGAAGCCATTTCTCTCCCCTGACCTTCTTCAGCTGGTTCACCCTTTCTTCCTCCCTCTTGGCTTTGGTCTTTGCTGCAGTTTCTCTAGCTTCCATTCTAGCCAATGATATTTGGGATGCTTCTTTCGCGGAAACAAGTACGTCGTTACCATCAACAACAACAGACTGAAGCATATGTCTGAACTGAAATCAGGGTCGCAGTACAATCAGTAAAACATACGACCATAAGCTCACATGCATATGTATGATTATTGTGAAAATAGATATCAAACCTTCTTTGATTTCTCGTCGACCTCTGGCCCAGGAAGAATCTTTGGTCTCTTGAGTTGCACATGGTATTTATCTAGAAATAAACATTAGTATGAATATGTATTATCATCATGAAAGGATTTATCCACCAAGATTATTAAAGATAATCACATTCACGACATACCTACGGCATCCATTCTGATGCCAGGAGGTGCCTTTTTAAATAACTTTATCCCTCCCCCTGTTTCCTCGGGGTCAGCCAAGTTCAAGCAAGGATTCCTCACTATTTCGAGATTTTTCTCTAACATATCGTCCAACATATTTCTTACCTGAAACAAATCAAATGAAGTTTGTAAGATCATAATGCATAACATAGTATGACTTCCTAATGCCTAACCAAAAGAAAGAATGATATAAACAGAAGAACAACTGAATGAAGGGCAGAGAAAAAAAAACTTAAACAGGAAAATTTTGTTTAAGTGAAATGGTTATACTATAGTTGTAAACTGGCAGGTCTGAATGGTGAATACAGGGCAACATTGTGCCAGCTTTTTCTAGTTGCTCATCAGGCTTGCCAGGTGAAGTGATGAACTACTACATTCTGAAAGAATCATGCAAGTAATCAGTACAGAATTCTGTAGATGTAGAATGTAAATCACATGGTGTATTTGCAAACTACTGCATATTAAAAGGATCATGCAAGTGATGAACTTACTTTGTGGCTGGGACAGGTACCAACAGAAACTAATACGATGATCTGGAGGTCCACCGGAAATTATTTAACATATGGAACGGGGCATCTACCAAAAGGTGAAAGCAATAAAGGGGAATTGGATCGATTGCAATGCAAGATGGGGCATTATTTCCTAGTGGCAAAGCAAGTTCGTTTTTACTGGGTACTGACAAAGTTGATTTTTACTGGGTAGCGGCATAGTAAGTTGTGGCATTTTATGAAAACAGCCAGCTAGAAAACCTCCAAAATGGCAGTGGTGCAGTACACATCCTATATGGAGGGGAACATGATTGATTATATCCAAAATTTCAGTCTATGGGGTGAAACATGATGGGTTTTCTCAATTTACCAACCGTAGCTACTCTGCAAGAGTGTAGCTACGTATGTGCATCCGCTGGTAACACTGATATATCTCACTCGAACATACAGTTCAACTGAAGCAAATGCAGCTGCTATTGCTAACTTACTATGTTAACCCAGAGTAATCCGAGTGAACCAGCTAATTCTAGTTCGTCCACGGACCACTGGACGAATGAAGTACGTATGCATCAAGCTTTGAAGACAGTACGTCCTAACAGCACTGAATTAGAACAACAAAACCACAGACCATGCACCAATGAGCTGCAGCACAGAATTAGGAGCAGAAGAAACCAAGCTTTGCGCCTGATATTATGCAGCTAGCAAGCATAAAGCAAGGGGCGAAAGTGTGGAGCAAGATACCTTGATCTGGTACAGCTTGAGCCCAGGCGTTTGCGCCTTCCCCTCATCCTGCGGCGGCTGCTCCAGCCCGTTGCTGTcctcctcgacgccgccgccgccagaggtgGCCTCCGCCGCGCCGTTGGACGACGGGTAGCCGAAGCCACCTACAGCGACGGAGTCGATGGCCGCCCTCCACGAGGCGTCTCCGtcatcgtcgctgctgctgctcgccgtcgggctgccgccgccaccgccgcccatccTGCTGCTCGAATCGACTCAGCTCGCTCGGCCGGTGGTGCGCACTTTCGCTCTGCTTCTGGGCCACTTCTGTTCTGGGTTGGGCTGGGCCGGGCCTAACCTGTTTCGCACCGACCCCCCGCGGCTCGAGCCGTGTTTGTTCTATTCTATCACGGGCTGAGCCGCTGACGAATAGGCCAGCCGCCTACTATTCCCTTCTCTTTCCCCGACCCCAACACTTGCGGTCGTCAAATCTCGCCgtcccacctcgccgccggcgaaaccCGACCGCCCGGCAGGGCAACCGCACCACCGGCCGGAGGCCCGCGCTTGTAGGATagtcggagatggggaagaagcaGCATAGCAAGGACCGGATGTTCATAACTGCCACGGAGTGGGCGACAGAGTGGGGCGGCGCCAAGAACAGGGAGGCCATCGCGCCATTCCAGCGCCTCCCCTTCTACTGCTGCGCGTAATTACCTACTCTCTCTCCCTGCTTCCCATGTTCCCTCACCAGCCTTGCTGGAAGATTTGCCTGCTTACCTCTGTTCTCTTGGCAATTTAGGATTCTGATTCGAATTTCGGGAGAGCTTGAGCTTATAGGGTTTATTCCTTAGGGCATGGACTTGTTTTTTGTGGATCTTTTAGTTGGTATATGCCACTAGTTAAGCTAGTTAGTTACCTTTGTAAGCTCCAAATGCTCAAATTCAGCTCTGGATACTGAACCTTCATACGACTCGAACTTAGCCACATTAGCAGTTGATTAGTAAGTAAAGTCAATCCCTCTTCTTCAGCCACTGATTGTCATTTCGTTGGATATTAGGCTCACGTTCTTGCCATTTGAGGATCCGGTGTGTACGGCAGATGGAAGCGTCTTCGATTTGATGTAAGTGCGTAGGAGTTGCTTCTTGGATAACTTAGTGGTAGGAGAGCTGAGAAGGTAGggattcttatttttttgcttctgAATGTAGGAGCATAATCCCATATATTAAAAAATTCGGGAAGCATCCGGTAACTGGAGCAGCACTGAAGCAGGAGGATCTTATTCCTCTCACTTTCCACAAGAACACAGACGGTGAGTTAAATCTATGGCATGAAAAAGTTGATGTAGCCTGAACCAAATAGAACTGCTTGAACAGTAGTAAATTCCTTTGATGTGGTTGATCTTCCGGTGTCATTATGTTAATATTTACTCTTTTCGTGCAGGAGAGTTTCAGTGTCCTGTTTTAAATAAAGTTTTTACAGAATTCACGCATATAGTTGCTGTAAAGACTACCGGGAACGTCTTCTGTTATGAGGTGGGCTTTAGACTTTGGTTAGCTTATACTCCCTCTgacccaaaataagtgactcaactttatattagctttatactaaagttagtacaaaattgagtcacttattttgggacgaaagGAGTATAATAGTGTTTTTCAGGTGGTCAATTTGGTATGCTCGTAGCTGATTGATTATTGCTTTGTGTTCATAGGCAATCCAGGAGCTTAACATTAAGCCAAAGAATTGGAAAGAGTTGCTAACCGATGAGCCCTTCACACGAAAGGACTTGATAACAATTCAGGTAGCTGTCTGGAAGGACGATATATATTATTCATTGTCTTATTGACAATTAATACCCTAGCCTAATGCTGTTTGCCTTCTGAACTTCTGCAGAATCCAAATGCGCTTGATACCAAGGTCCTAGGGCAATTTGATCATGTTAGACAAGGCCTCAAACTTGATGATGAAGGTTCAATTATGCATCCTCTTTCCCTTTTACTT is a genomic window containing:
- the LOC123093093 gene encoding uncharacterized protein, producing MGGGGGGSPTASSSSDDDGDASWRAAIDSVAVGGFGYPSSNGAAEATSGGGGVEEDSNGLEQPPQDEGKAQTPGLKLYQIKVRNMLDDMLEKNLEIVRNPCLNLADPEETGGGIKLFKKAPPGIRMDAVDKYHVQLKRPKILPGPEVDEKSKKFRHMLQSVVVDGNDVLVSAKEASQISLARMEARETAAKTKAKREEERVNQLKKVRGEKWLPSIASKMKKEKSWEQWQEKKLKSNGSDGGSFQLGRIC